The proteins below come from a single Mucilaginibacter mali genomic window:
- a CDS encoding sialate O-acetylesterase, protein MKTIPIARGVAIVFLLLGFSVAQAAIIIAPPFSDHMVLQRKMPCPVWGTAGAGEQVTITFNGQTKTTKAGTDGKWRIVLSPMKAAGPLEMTIAGSNTITLTDVYVGEVWQCAGQSNMDLTLNNTSQFKDRFADTIKNANLPLMRYMNMRPPRNSTANWQVISPATAGGCSATGFFFGKEILKSVDCAVGLMVTAVGGTLIETWFDQETVAADPGMRTTKNIAAGSNFNKYVAPVVGYGIKGTVWIQGEQNTYDTVMTPRYGVQFKMLINGWRKAWGQGDFPFYYGQLSSERPNKPIPLDTAAFIPMVREGQRQALSLPNMAMTVNFDLRSGGWHYPQKPEAGYRLSLPAKALLYGQKGLEYSGPMFKSAAIKGNKMILKFDHIGSGLLAKDGPLKGFVIAGADNKWVLADAVINGKQVEVSSAEISNPTQVRYAWADRPTGNLYNQEGLPASPFRTDDH, encoded by the coding sequence ATGAAAACTATCCCCATTGCCCGTGGCGTTGCCATTGTGTTTTTATTGTTGGGTTTTAGCGTAGCACAAGCTGCCATTATCATCGCCCCACCCTTTAGCGATCATATGGTGCTGCAACGCAAAATGCCCTGCCCTGTTTGGGGCACTGCCGGTGCCGGCGAGCAAGTAACCATAACTTTTAACGGGCAAACTAAAACTACCAAAGCCGGTACCGATGGTAAATGGCGCATAGTGTTAAGTCCAATGAAAGCAGCCGGTCCGCTGGAGATGACTATTGCCGGCAGCAATACCATTACCCTTACCGATGTTTACGTGGGTGAGGTTTGGCAATGCGCAGGCCAATCTAACATGGACCTTACGCTAAACAATACCAGCCAGTTTAAAGACCGCTTTGCTGATACCATTAAAAACGCCAATCTGCCGCTGATGCGTTATATGAATATGCGACCGCCACGCAACAGTACCGCTAACTGGCAGGTGATCAGTCCGGCTACGGCGGGGGGCTGCTCGGCAACGGGTTTCTTTTTTGGCAAGGAGATCTTAAAATCAGTAGATTGCGCAGTTGGGCTGATGGTAACCGCAGTTGGCGGCACCCTGATAGAGACCTGGTTTGACCAGGAAACCGTAGCCGCCGACCCAGGCATGCGCACCACCAAAAACATAGCCGCCGGCAGCAACTTTAATAAATATGTGGCTCCCGTTGTGGGCTATGGCATAAAAGGCACCGTTTGGATACAGGGCGAACAAAACACCTACGATACCGTGATGACCCCGCGATACGGCGTGCAATTCAAAATGCTGATAAACGGCTGGCGCAAAGCCTGGGGCCAGGGCGATTTCCCGTTTTACTACGGCCAGCTTTCCAGCGAAAGGCCCAATAAGCCTATCCCCTTAGATACCGCCGCCTTTATCCCAATGGTGCGCGAGGGGCAACGGCAGGCGCTTAGCTTACCTAATATGGCCATGACCGTTAATTTCGATCTACGCTCGGGCGGGTGGCATTATCCACAAAAACCCGAGGCTGGTTATCGCCTGTCATTACCGGCAAAGGCATTGCTTTACGGCCAAAAAGGGCTGGAATATTCAGGGCCGATGTTTAAATCGGCAGCAATAAAAGGCAACAAGATGATCCTGAAGTTCGATCATATTGGCAGTGGTCTGCTGGCCAAGGACGGCCCGCTGAAAGGTTTTGTTATTGCCGGTGCCGATAATAAATGGGTATTGGCTGATGCGGTGATCAACGGGAAGCAGGTTGAAGTAAGCAGCGCCGAAATATCAAACCCCACACAGGTACGCTACGCCTGGGCCGACAGGCCAACAGGCAACTTATACAATCAGGAAGGCTTGCCAGCATCCCCGTTCAGGACGGATGATCATTAG
- a CDS encoding PA0069 family radical SAM protein produces MAHEDNPEFFKGRGAQVNTHNKFLQRKYVQDHIEGIDEPLLENSATQIYEETPKKIVSESNSPDLGNMHSINPYQGCEHGCIYCYARNSHEYYGFSAGLDFERKIIVKRNAPELLEEYFNKKNYKPVTILLSGNTDCYQPIERKLEITRRMLELFLRYRNPVAFITKNNLILRDIDILAELASMNLVSVNVSLNSLNEQLRQKLEPRTVTASGRLNVIQKLSERGIPVRVMAAPIIPGLNSNEVPAIIKAAADRGARGAGFTIVRLNGSIAEIFTDWIHKAFPDRAEKVLNMIRACHDGSLNDSEYGRRMSGEGQVARSIHQLFRMACNRFMQGREMPAMDHTLFIPKNGRQTSLF; encoded by the coding sequence ATGGCACATGAGGATAATCCGGAGTTTTTTAAGGGCAGGGGTGCGCAGGTTAATACCCACAACAAGTTTTTACAGCGTAAATATGTGCAGGACCATATAGAGGGGATTGATGAACCTTTACTGGAAAATTCGGCCACACAGATCTACGAGGAAACCCCGAAAAAGATCGTCAGCGAAAGCAATAGCCCCGACCTGGGCAATATGCACTCCATTAACCCCTACCAGGGTTGCGAGCATGGTTGCATCTACTGTTATGCCCGCAATAGCCACGAATATTATGGCTTCAGTGCCGGGCTGGATTTCGAACGCAAGATCATCGTTAAACGCAACGCACCCGAACTGCTGGAAGAATATTTTAATAAAAAGAATTACAAACCGGTAACCATCCTGCTATCGGGCAATACCGATTGTTATCAGCCAATAGAACGCAAACTGGAAATTACCCGCCGCATGCTCGAATTGTTTCTGCGCTATCGCAATCCCGTAGCCTTCATTACCAAGAATAATTTGATCCTTCGCGATATCGATATCCTGGCCGAACTGGCATCTATGAATTTGGTTAGCGTAAACGTATCCCTCAATTCGTTAAACGAGCAACTGCGCCAAAAACTGGAACCGCGCACCGTTACTGCCAGCGGCCGGTTGAACGTGATACAAAAACTATCGGAACGTGGCATCCCCGTAAGGGTAATGGCTGCCCCCATCATCCCCGGCTTAAACAGCAACGAGGTACCAGCTATTATAAAAGCCGCAGCCGACCGTGGCGCGCGCGGGGCCGGCTTCACCATTGTACGCCTGAACGGCAGTATTGCCGAAATATTTACCGACTGGATCCACAAAGCGTTCCCTGATCGTGCCGAAAAGGTGCTGAACATGATTCGCGCCTGCCATGATGGATCACTGAACGATAGCGAATACGGCCGCCGCATGAGCGGTGAAGGACAAGTAGCCCGGTCTATCCACCAGCTTTTCCGCATGGCCTGCAACCGTTTTATGCAAGGCCGCGAAATGCCGGCGATGGATCACACGCTGTTCATCCCCAAAAATGGGCGGCAAACGAGTTTGTTTTAA
- a CDS encoding response regulator transcription factor, translated as MAPIQIALVDDHRLFRSGIASLISEFKGYQVLFEAGNGEELTNKLTPKVKPDIILLDINMPIMDGTETARWLRKNYPDIHIIILSMFGDAEKVLEMVKMGVKGYLLKDAEPHEFEQALQKVSQGEVYYPEFVTRHIINSFNHKPELIKLNSRELEFLKLAATELTYKEIADTMCISARTVDGYRDQLFEKLQIKSRVGLVLYAIKNKLIEL; from the coding sequence ATGGCACCCATCCAAATAGCGCTGGTTGACGATCATCGCCTTTTTCGCAGCGGCATCGCGTCGCTTATCAGCGAATTTAAAGGCTACCAGGTTTTGTTTGAAGCCGGCAATGGCGAAGAACTAACCAACAAGCTTACCCCAAAAGTTAAGCCTGATATTATCTTATTGGATATCAACATGCCAATAATGGATGGTACCGAAACCGCCCGCTGGCTGCGCAAAAACTACCCGGATATCCATATTATCATCCTTAGCATGTTTGGCGATGCCGAAAAGGTGCTGGAAATGGTGAAGATGGGCGTAAAAGGTTACCTGCTAAAAGATGCCGAACCACACGAGTTTGAGCAGGCGCTGCAAAAGGTATCGCAGGGAGAAGTTTATTACCCCGAGTTTGTTACCCGCCACATCATCAACAGCTTTAACCATAAGCCCGAACTGATCAAACTAAACAGCCGCGAACTGGAGTTTTTAAAGCTTGCCGCTACCGAATTGACCTACAAAGAAATAGCCGACACCATGTGCATCAGCGCGCGCACGGTTGATGGTTACCGCGACCAGCTTTTTGAGAAACTACAGATAAAAAGCCGTGTTGGCCTGGTACTTTATGCCATAAAAAATAAATTGATAGAATTGTAA
- a CDS encoding family 43 glycosylhydrolase, with the protein MKNFSQSILTLLFLTLSGNAIAQKTGIASTIYSGVPWFDDRGQVVSAHAAGIIKDNGRYYLFGEKHSDTTNAFTGFNCYSSTDLSHWKFERIALPVQDSGRLGPNRVGERAKVMKCPKTGEYVMLMHTDDMGYKDQCIGYATASKITGPYTFRGPILFNGKPIRKWDMGTFQDTDGTGYLLLHSGEIYRLSDDYKSATEQVIKDMSPECESPAILKKGGIYFWLGSHRTSWERNDNFYLTATSLKGPWTARGLFAPEGSLTYNSQTTFVLPVETERDTIFMFMGDRWSYPRQASAATYVWQPLYIHGTSLYIPNYMDSWCLDTHWNMPPLQNLITGKSVLAGDKNAYAFTGNWQHNTSSNLANGSSDEKGAMLTVKFHGKRVVVYGPTGPTGGYAQISISNRRGKKILTATIDMYSLNQTKGIRFINPLLPEDDYTLTITVLGEHSKWSDKRRNDYGSKGNMVWIDQVLVN; encoded by the coding sequence ATGAAAAATTTCTCCCAATCTATTCTCACACTACTATTCTTAACTCTTTCTGGCAACGCCATCGCTCAAAAAACCGGCATCGCCTCTACTATTTACTCGGGCGTGCCCTGGTTTGATGACCGCGGACAGGTGGTAAGCGCCCACGCGGCGGGTATTATTAAAGATAATGGCCGTTATTATCTATTCGGCGAAAAGCATTCTGATACGACAAACGCGTTCACAGGCTTCAATTGTTATTCATCAACCGACCTGAGCCACTGGAAGTTTGAGCGTATTGCCCTACCCGTGCAGGATAGCGGCCGGCTTGGCCCCAATCGCGTTGGCGAACGTGCGAAGGTGATGAAGTGCCCCAAAACCGGTGAATATGTGATGCTGATGCATACCGACGATATGGGATATAAAGACCAATGCATTGGCTATGCTACGGCAAGTAAAATTACGGGACCATATACCTTTCGCGGGCCGATATTGTTTAACGGCAAACCGATACGGAAATGGGATATGGGTACCTTCCAGGATACGGATGGCACGGGCTATCTGCTACTGCACAGCGGCGAGATCTACCGGTTGAGCGACGATTACAAAAGCGCCACCGAACAGGTCATCAAAGATATGTCGCCCGAATGCGAGTCGCCGGCAATATTGAAAAAGGGCGGAATTTACTTTTGGCTCGGCTCGCACCGCACCAGTTGGGAACGTAATGATAATTTCTACCTGACGGCAACATCATTAAAAGGCCCATGGACGGCCCGCGGACTATTTGCGCCCGAGGGCAGCCTGACCTATAACTCGCAAACTACCTTTGTGCTCCCTGTTGAAACCGAACGGGATACTATTTTTATGTTCATGGGCGATAGATGGTCGTACCCGCGACAGGCATCGGCAGCTACTTATGTGTGGCAACCGCTTTACATCCACGGCACATCGTTATATATACCAAATTATATGGATAGCTGGTGTTTAGATACTCATTGGAACATGCCCCCGCTGCAAAATTTGATAACCGGCAAAAGCGTACTGGCCGGTGATAAAAACGCGTATGCATTTACCGGGAACTGGCAGCATAATACTTCTTCAAACTTAGCTAACGGCAGCTCTGATGAAAAGGGCGCCATGCTTACTGTTAAATTTCACGGTAAGCGGGTAGTGGTTTATGGCCCGACCGGGCCAACAGGTGGCTATGCACAGATAAGTATCAGTAACCGCCGTGGTAAAAAAATATTGACGGCTACGATAGACATGTATTCCCTTAATCAAACAAAAGGTATCAGGTTCATTAATCCGCTTTTGCCCGAAGATGATTATACCTTAACCATTACCGTTTTAGGCGAACACAGCAAATGGAGCGATAAGCGCCGGAACGATTATGGCAGTAAGGGAAACATGGTTTGGATAGATCAGGTGTTAGTTAATTGA
- a CDS encoding metallophosphoesterase family protein, with protein sequence MRSLLQRLLKKPIIRLTDKYSSRPDKKRVNKALTELYQDIAGGGSKRGKVIPFDASAQKFIILSDQHKGARDGADDFAMAEKNYLAALDHYNRNSFHYINLGDSEELWENRYLSIKKHNKATFEHEQLFLKRNAFTKIFGNHDLYWDNDPLAAFGLSQLYGQSVKVLEGVVLQTKVHNRELSIYLTHGHQGDLQSDGNWLSKWFISNVWGPLQAYLRINPNTPANNDQLKTTHNRMMYEWSEKREDLLLITGHTHQPVFKSLTHLETLYAGLDKAKADNDEPRIRNLQHQIDERHFKGDKVLEFKDHDYKPCYFNSGCCCFDDGDITGIEIEDGHIRLIKWKYITHKQPQRVVLDECSLGDLVNFGNKKPQLQHA encoded by the coding sequence ATGCGAAGCCTGCTACAACGACTACTAAAAAAGCCGATCATCAGGCTGACCGATAAATACTCATCGCGCCCCGATAAAAAGCGCGTGAACAAGGCATTGACCGAACTTTACCAGGATATTGCCGGTGGAGGCAGCAAACGCGGGAAAGTGATCCCGTTCGACGCGTCGGCACAAAAATTCATCATCCTGTCCGATCAGCATAAGGGCGCGCGCGATGGCGCAGATGATTTTGCCATGGCCGAGAAAAATTACCTGGCCGCGCTGGATCATTATAACCGCAACAGCTTTCATTACATTAACCTGGGCGATAGCGAGGAACTTTGGGAGAACCGGTACCTGAGCATTAAAAAACATAACAAAGCTACGTTTGAGCACGAGCAGCTTTTTTTAAAGCGTAATGCTTTCACCAAGATCTTCGGTAATCACGATCTGTATTGGGATAACGATCCGCTGGCGGCATTTGGCCTGTCGCAATTGTATGGCCAAAGCGTAAAAGTTTTAGAGGGCGTTGTGCTGCAAACCAAAGTCCATAACAGGGAATTATCTATCTACCTAACACATGGCCACCAGGGCGATCTGCAAAGTGATGGCAACTGGCTTAGCAAGTGGTTTATATCAAACGTATGGGGTCCGCTGCAGGCATATCTACGTATTAACCCCAATACCCCCGCCAATAACGATCAGCTGAAGACCACGCACAACCGCATGATGTATGAATGGAGCGAAAAGCGCGAAGACCTGCTGCTGATCACCGGGCATACGCACCAGCCGGTGTTTAAATCGTTAACGCATCTTGAAACCTTGTATGCCGGACTTGACAAAGCCAAGGCAGACAACGATGAACCCCGCATACGCAACCTGCAGCACCAGATTGATGAACGCCATTTTAAGGGCGATAAGGTTTTAGAATTTAAAGACCATGACTATAAACCGTGCTACTTTAACAGCGGCTGCTGCTGTTTTGACGACGGCGACATTACCGGGATAGAAATTGAGGATGGGCACATACGGCTGATCAAGTGGAAATATATAACGCATAAACAGCCACAAAGGGTGGTACTTGATGAATGCAGCCTGGGCGACCTTGTAAACTTTGGCAATAAAAAACCACAGTTACAGCACGCCTAA
- a CDS encoding SGNH/GDSL hydrolase family protein: MKNKMRLMVVLLSLLPFLSHAQGTALSDKKLNIFTLGDSNGTFPHSWPIQLKTALPNATVFNISKSGRTIGFINLNDTTANSLMVIDGNLKKAADATGDRPYDFVVMELGTNDAKAIFDPRQQEVPGNLETLIKKIKNCPYPTINKAKIIIISPPPYGSKTDTQEKYIGGNKRVEAMSKSFEKIAKKNGCLFVNGHKTPGLDMETMSTDGLHMDAVASRKLIEPVVALMVK; this comes from the coding sequence ATGAAAAATAAAATGAGGCTTATGGTTGTTTTATTATCGCTGCTGCCGTTCTTATCGCATGCGCAGGGCACGGCATTGTCAGACAAGAAACTGAATATTTTTACACTTGGCGATAGTAATGGTACCTTTCCCCATAGCTGGCCAATCCAGTTAAAGACAGCGCTACCCAATGCTACGGTGTTTAACATCAGCAAATCGGGCCGGACCATTGGCTTCATTAATTTAAATGATACCACCGCCAATTCGCTGATGGTGATAGATGGCAACCTGAAAAAGGCCGCCGATGCAACCGGCGACCGCCCCTACGATTTTGTGGTGATGGAACTGGGCACCAACGATGCTAAGGCCATCTTCGACCCGCGCCAGCAGGAGGTACCCGGTAACCTGGAAACGCTGATCAAAAAGATAAAAAACTGCCCTTATCCCACCATCAATAAAGCGAAGATCATTATCATCTCGCCTCCCCCCTATGGCAGCAAGACCGATACGCAGGAAAAATACATCGGCGGTAACAAGCGCGTAGAGGCCATGAGCAAAAGCTTTGAAAAGATAGCCAAAAAGAACGGCTGCCTGTTTGTGAACGGCCATAAAACCCCGGGCCTTGATATGGAAACCATGAGCACCGACGGCCTGCACATGGATGCCGTAGCATCGCGCAAGCTGATAGAACCGGTAGTTGCACTGATGGTGAAGTAA
- a CDS encoding LutC/YkgG family protein, with product MKNITTAKEKLLKKVRSALLEKRDNPYPNLEQLPLYADNDELLEVIFAEQLMAVAGNFIFCEDEIHLIEQLLTIAEERSWHKIYCWEPALQQLLKNYEFPFFETDKDFDQAEAGITLCEALVARNGSIMISNANGAGRRLSIYPPVHLVVAYTSQLVPDLKDAFKLLKEKYGSNIPSMISNITGPSRTADIEKTLVLGAHGPKELFVFLLDG from the coding sequence ATGAAAAACATTACCACAGCCAAAGAAAAATTGCTGAAAAAAGTGCGCAGCGCCTTGCTGGAGAAGCGGGACAACCCCTACCCCAACCTGGAGCAACTACCACTTTATGCCGATAATGACGAACTGCTGGAGGTGATCTTCGCCGAGCAACTGATGGCGGTGGCCGGCAACTTTATTTTTTGCGAAGACGAGATACACCTGATAGAACAACTGCTCACCATTGCCGAAGAGCGCAGCTGGCACAAGATATACTGCTGGGAACCCGCCCTGCAGCAATTATTAAAGAACTACGAATTCCCCTTTTTTGAGACCGATAAAGATTTTGACCAGGCCGAAGCAGGCATAACCCTTTGCGAAGCCCTGGTGGCCCGCAATGGCAGCATAATGATCAGCAACGCCAATGGCGCCGGGCGCAGGCTTAGCATTTACCCGCCGGTGCATTTGGTGGTAGCCTATACATCGCAACTGGTACCCGATTTAAAGGATGCCTTTAAATTGCTAAAGGAAAAATATGGCAGCAATATCCCCAGTATGATCAGCAATATCACCGGCCCAAGCCGTACGGCCGATATCGAGAAAACGCTGGTGTTGGGCGCCCATGGCCCTAAGGAGTTGTTTGTTTTCCTGCTCGATGGCTAA
- a CDS encoding sensor histidine kinase, with protein MFQADQDYVLIIIAGTIMLLLLGIFIISFLFFYQKKRTIHITEQEHMKAVFSQEILTTQIEVQEQTLNYISQELHDNIGQVLSFVKLNLGTTASMAEDKKQRKIDESRDLLAQVITDLRNLSKSLSFQQISQFGLVRSMNLEIDRVNKSGLIKINLQVSGDQYSLGEQRELVLFRIFQEALNNALKYAHARNFSISLIYDEESFNLTLADDGIGFTTDTANTKNGAGLKNMESRAALIGAVATLETAPGQGCIIKVKLDPFKQLNIDGTHPNSAG; from the coding sequence ATGTTTCAGGCCGATCAAGACTATGTCCTCATCATTATAGCAGGCACCATTATGCTATTGTTGCTGGGTATTTTCATCATCAGCTTTCTATTCTTTTATCAAAAAAAACGCACCATACATATTACCGAGCAGGAACATATGAAGGCTGTCTTCAGCCAGGAGATACTAACCACCCAGATAGAAGTGCAGGAGCAAACCCTCAATTATATCAGCCAGGAACTGCACGATAACATCGGGCAGGTGCTTTCGTTTGTTAAACTTAACCTGGGCACTACCGCCAGTATGGCCGAGGATAAAAAACAGCGAAAGATAGACGAGAGCCGCGACCTGCTGGCCCAGGTAATTACCGATCTGCGCAACCTTTCCAAGAGTTTGAGTTTTCAACAGATCAGCCAGTTTGGCCTGGTGCGATCGATGAATTTGGAGATAGACCGCGTTAACAAAAGCGGGTTGATCAAAATAAATTTGCAGGTAAGCGGCGATCAATACAGCCTGGGTGAGCAACGCGAACTGGTATTGTTCCGCATTTTCCAGGAAGCGTTGAATAACGCGCTGAAATATGCCCACGCGCGTAATTTTAGCATTAGTTTGATATATGACGAAGAATCGTTTAATTTGACGCTTGCCGATGACGGAATTGGCTTTACCACCGATACGGCCAACACAAAAAACGGTGCCGGATTAAAGAATATGGAAAGCCGTGCGGCCCTGATCGGTGCCGTAGCAACGCTTGAAACAGCGCCGGGGCAAGGCTGTATAATTAAAGTTAAACTCGATCCATTTAAACAACTAAATATAGATGGCACCCATCCAAATAGCGCTGGTTGA